Proteins from a single region of Oncorhynchus keta strain PuntledgeMale-10-30-2019 chromosome 20, Oket_V2, whole genome shotgun sequence:
- the LOC118399603 gene encoding butyrophilin subfamily 3 member A2-like: MKSYSSGSLGIILISLLMETETSHVVSPDPVVAVAVADDDVILPCSLLNFTKSAGLIVKWSRSNPKDPTGKDKVVHFYRDARDSNVDQDESYRGRTSLFKELKNGNVSLKLSRVKLSDEGNYMCYILVPEPNSLVHETVIPLIVVAVSNPVISINGTKGSGVVLKCEAKSWYPKPEMNWLDSERQVLPAGSAETHRDTEGLYIVRRHVTVNKNVTNTFTCRVQLQKFNFTRETEYNVPDEMFPTVPWVWIAVPVLIVCVCGLVVGFMWIKYQKLRKKIDFADQQIQELTDELESSRIKSDQRIKELTDELGTHEQELTEQLAKLKQERAALVSSVDNGCHRFSFSRTLSMSLSNKPLRRNTMAHSMTEKAEDEETNPLHQTIRTA; this comes from the exons AGACATCTCATGTTGTTTCGCCTGATCccgttgttgctgttgctgttgctgatgatgatgtcattctACCATGTTCCCTGTTGAATTTCACCAAGAGTGCTGGTTTGATAGTGAAATGGTCGAGATCCAACCCGAAAGACCCAACTGGGAAAGACAAGGTTGTCCATTTTTACCGTGACGCTCGTGACTCCAATGTGGATCAGGATGAATCCTACAGGGGAAGGACGTCACTGTTTAAAGAACTGAAGAATGGCAACGTCTCCTTAAAACTGTCCCGAGTGAAACTCTCTGATGAAGGCAACTACATGTGTTACATTCTAGTTCCGGAACCGAACAGTCTAGTTCATGAAACCGTCATTCCACTCATTGTTG TTGCTGTGTCCAACCCAGTGATCTCCATCAATGGAACCAAAGGCAGTGGGGTGGTCCTGAAGTGTGAGGCTAAAAGCTGGTACCCCAAACCCGAGATGAACTGGCTGGACAGTGAGAGACAGGTCCTCCCTGCTGGATCCGctgagacacacagggacacagagggCCTCTACATTGTGAGACGCCATGTCACCGTGAACAAGAATGTCACCAACACGTTCACCTGTAGAGTTCAGCTTCAAAAGTTTAATTTTACGAGGGAGACAGAGTACAATGTTCCAG ATGAGATGTTTCCCACAGTTCCCTGGGTGTGGATTGCTGTTCCTGTTTTGATAGTATGTGTTTGTGGACTTGTGGTTGGTTTCATGTGGATAAAATACCAGAAACTGAGAAAAAAGATAG ACTTTGCAGATCAACAGATACAAGAACTCACTGATGAGTTGG AAAGTTCCAGAATAAAATCTG ATCAACGTATAAAAGAGCTCACTGACGAGCTGG GTACACACGAACAAGAGCTCACTGAACAGCTAG CTAAACTCAAACAAGAGAGGG CTGCACTTGTCTCTTCAGTTGATAACGGATGCCAt AGATTTTCATTCTCAAGG ACGTTATCAATGTCACTGTCAAAC AAACCACTTAGAAGAAATACAATGGCACATTCAATGACTGAAAAGGCAGAGGATGAAGAGACGAACCCGTTACACCAAACGATCAGAACCGCTTGA